In a genomic window of Roseiflexus castenholzii DSM 13941:
- a CDS encoding type II toxin-antitoxin system HicA family toxin: MTYREIARKLRALGCEEIPRRSSGSHRKWYNPQTGRIAPIPDWGSKDLKVGTVRHIVQQLGLDWETFKQA, encoded by the coding sequence ATGACGTACCGCGAAATCGCTCGCAAGTTGCGCGCCTTGGGTTGTGAAGAGATTCCACGACGCAGCAGCGGAAGCCACCGCAAATGGTACAATCCCCAGACCGGCCGGATTGCGCCGATACCGGATTGGGGAAGCAAGGACCTCAAAGTCGGGACTGTGCGTCACATCGTACAACAGTTGGGGCTGGACTGGGAAACTTTCAAGCAAGCATAG
- the nadB gene encoding L-aspartate oxidase yields the protein MKTTDVLIIGSGIAGAAAALELARNPRRHITLLTRETDPRESNTRYAQGGIIGRGPGDSADLLVRDILEAGAGASSPRAARLLADEGPRLLEEVLIRAARIEFDRTPNGDLAYGREAAHSRNRILHVGDGTGRAIIDALISAISERPNIEVMTGLTAVDLITSPHHSHNPLAAYEPIVCHGAYVFERERRTVHRTLATFTILATGGLGRLYRNTTNPPGARGDGLAMAHRAGARIVNAEYVQFHPTALAVPGAEGFLISEAVRGEGGLLLTPEGRPFMHTYAPEWKDLAPRDIVARAIHAEMEERGYSYVLLDIASRLSPDAIRARFPNIYATCLRAGVDITREPIPVVPAAHYFCGGVLTDEWGRSSIPNLYAVGEVACTGLHGANRLASTSLLEGLVWGVRAARDIEARLSADPAPILPPAADIPPWDESGLTEDSDPALIQGDMQTIQNIMWHYVGLIRSGDRLSRAIRELRHLQNEIETFYRTTKLSDGLIGLRNAVEAALIIAQAARHNRQSRGCHYRVDAVEVGERLL from the coding sequence ATGAAAACCACCGATGTGTTGATTATCGGCTCGGGCATCGCCGGCGCGGCTGCGGCGCTCGAACTTGCGCGCAACCCGCGCCGCCATATCACGCTGCTGACGCGCGAAACCGACCCGCGCGAGTCGAACACGCGCTACGCGCAGGGCGGCATCATCGGGCGCGGTCCGGGGGACTCCGCCGATCTGCTGGTGCGCGACATCCTGGAAGCGGGCGCGGGCGCCTCATCGCCACGCGCGGCGCGTCTCCTCGCCGATGAAGGACCACGCCTGCTGGAAGAGGTGCTGATCCGAGCGGCGCGCATCGAGTTCGACCGCACACCGAATGGCGACCTGGCATATGGCAGAGAAGCAGCGCATTCGCGCAATCGCATCCTCCATGTCGGCGACGGCACCGGCAGGGCGATCATCGATGCCTTGATTTCTGCTATCTCTGAACGCCCGAATATTGAGGTTATGACCGGTCTGACCGCCGTTGACCTGATCACCTCACCGCACCACTCGCACAACCCGCTCGCCGCGTATGAACCGATTGTCTGCCATGGCGCGTATGTGTTCGAGCGTGAACGCCGCACGGTCCATCGCACGCTCGCCACCTTCACTATTCTCGCCACCGGCGGGTTGGGGCGTCTCTACCGCAACACCACCAACCCTCCCGGCGCGCGTGGCGATGGTCTGGCGATGGCGCACCGCGCCGGTGCGCGTATCGTCAACGCCGAGTATGTCCAGTTCCATCCCACGGCGCTGGCTGTTCCCGGCGCAGAAGGGTTCCTGATCAGCGAGGCGGTGCGCGGCGAGGGGGGCCTCTTGCTGACGCCGGAAGGTCGCCCGTTCATGCATACATACGCACCGGAGTGGAAAGACCTGGCGCCGCGCGACATTGTGGCGCGCGCGATCCATGCCGAAATGGAAGAGCGCGGGTATTCCTACGTTCTGCTCGACATTGCCTCGCGCCTGTCGCCCGATGCGATCCGCGCGCGCTTCCCCAATATCTACGCCACATGCCTGCGCGCCGGTGTGGACATCACCCGCGAGCCGATACCGGTGGTGCCGGCGGCGCACTATTTCTGCGGCGGAGTGCTGACCGATGAATGGGGACGGTCGAGCATCCCCAATCTCTACGCGGTCGGCGAGGTTGCCTGCACCGGGTTGCACGGCGCCAATCGCCTGGCTTCAACCTCACTGCTCGAGGGGCTGGTGTGGGGCGTGCGCGCCGCGCGCGACATCGAGGCGCGGTTGAGCGCCGATCCGGCGCCAATTCTGCCGCCAGCCGCCGACATTCCGCCATGGGACGAGTCGGGACTGACCGAGGACTCCGACCCGGCGCTCATTCAGGGCGATATGCAGACGATCCAGAATATTATGTGGCACTATGTGGGGCTGATCCGCTCCGGCGACCGCCTCTCGCGCGCTATCCGCGAACTACGCCATCTGCAAAATGAGATCGAAACGTTCTACCGCACAACGAAGTTGAGTGACGGTTTGATCGGTTTGCGCAATGCCGTCGAAGCGGCGTTGATCATCGCCCAGGCGGCACGGCATAACCGCCAGAGTCGCGGATGTCACTACCGGGTCGACGCGGTCGAGGTTGGGGAGCGGCTGTTGTAG
- the nadA gene encoding quinolinate synthase NadA: MMNTQDMFDLLRRKLGTLAPEFELYYKAELAVEILELKKQRNAVILGHNYMEPALFHSIPDFTGDSLDLSRKAATTDKDVIVFCGVRFMAETAKILNPTKTVLLPSEKAGCSLAASITAADVRMLKARFPGAPVVSYVNTYADVKAESDICCTSSNAVAVVESLEADTVIFLPDEYLARNVARETGKHIIFPTLQPVNGDNLLDYQLVGWHGRCEVHEKFTVDDIRRVRAQFPDVVILAHPECSPEVVEASDFSGSTNAMIRYVQQTNAPHYLLLTECAMGDNIAAANPDKDMLRLCMVRCPHMNMITLEDTRDALRYNRYVIDIPEDIRQRAYRAVERMIQIG, translated from the coding sequence ATGATGAACACGCAAGACATGTTCGACCTGCTCCGGCGCAAACTGGGCACACTGGCGCCGGAGTTCGAGTTGTATTACAAGGCTGAACTGGCGGTTGAAATCCTGGAACTGAAGAAGCAGCGCAATGCCGTGATCCTGGGGCATAACTACATGGAGCCGGCGCTCTTCCATTCTATCCCCGACTTCACCGGCGACTCGCTCGACCTGAGCCGCAAAGCTGCCACAACCGACAAGGACGTGATTGTGTTCTGCGGCGTGCGCTTCATGGCGGAAACCGCCAAAATCCTCAACCCGACGAAGACGGTGCTGCTGCCGTCGGAGAAAGCCGGATGCTCGCTGGCAGCCAGCATCACCGCCGCCGATGTGCGCATGCTGAAAGCCCGCTTCCCCGGTGCGCCGGTCGTGTCGTATGTCAACACCTACGCCGATGTGAAAGCCGAGAGCGACATCTGCTGCACTTCATCCAATGCTGTGGCGGTCGTCGAGTCGCTCGAGGCGGATACGGTGATCTTCCTGCCCGATGAGTATCTGGCGCGCAATGTGGCGCGCGAAACCGGCAAGCATATCATTTTCCCGACGCTGCAACCGGTCAATGGCGATAACCTCCTCGATTATCAACTGGTCGGCTGGCACGGGCGCTGCGAGGTGCACGAGAAGTTCACCGTCGACGACATCCGGCGTGTGCGCGCGCAGTTCCCCGATGTCGTCATTCTGGCGCACCCGGAGTGCAGCCCGGAGGTCGTGGAAGCCTCGGATTTCTCCGGCAGCACGAATGCGATGATTCGCTATGTGCAGCAAACGAATGCGCCACATTACCTGCTGCTCACCGAGTGCGCCATGGGGGACAACATCGCTGCCGCTAACCCAGACAAGGATATGCTGCGGCTCTGTATGGTTCGTTGTCCGCATATGAATATGATTACGCTGGAAGACACCCGCGATGCGCTGCGCTACAACCGCTATGTGATCGACATCCCGGAGGACATCCGTCAGCGCGCCTACCGCGCCGTGGAACGGATGATTCAGATAGGTTAA
- a CDS encoding type II toxin-antitoxin system HicB family antitoxin encodes MAEGTIYKLPLVFEPQPEGGYTVTCPILPELITEGDTIAEALENVKDALLAIVETCQDLQRPLPATLQQIALDRSVPFWVETAVAV; translated from the coding sequence ATGGCTGAAGGCACGATCTACAAATTGCCGCTGGTCTTTGAGCCGCAACCTGAAGGCGGATATACGGTCACATGTCCAATCCTTCCAGAGCTGATCACGGAAGGTGACACGATCGCCGAAGCGCTGGAGAACGTCAAGGACGCCTTGCTTGCCATTGTCGAAACCTGTCAGGATTTGCAGCGTCCTTTACCGGCCACCCTGCAACAAATCGCTCTCGATCGTTCAGTTCCTTTCTGGGTGGAAACGGCGGTTGCGGTATGA
- a CDS encoding nuclease-related domain-containing protein produces the protein MARLIQQPDSIRQDFYRRIRAKIQYEKNEYQQCINRDMPFLGGFMNEFTGFMFEMDRLWNHMKGATGEHLVLHAIARFLPHSWVIAQGAILEPYPNWFTQIDHVLIGPPGIFLVETKAWSGSYFVQGDKWKRKDGHCWVNCSSPTRQADYHRNMWLLWMQQHVSGDFYRKIIPLIHSVIVLTNIEWIKAKSTPVPILIGTRCLINYLLSQKQIGLQASEIETIAHLTAFQPRYNQQVPRCPKCHALMIPRLAKKGHLQGNWFYGCPNYPACREIHSIQNIP, from the coding sequence ATGGCGCGTCTTATCCAGCAACCCGATTCCATACGCCAGGACTTTTACCGTCGTATTCGGGCTAAAATCCAGTATGAGAAAAATGAATATCAGCAGTGCATCAATCGTGATATGCCATTTCTTGGCGGTTTTATGAACGAATTTACCGGTTTTATGTTTGAAATGGATCGACTATGGAATCACATGAAAGGAGCAACGGGAGAACATCTGGTTTTGCATGCTATTGCCAGATTCCTGCCTCATAGTTGGGTGATTGCTCAGGGGGCAATCCTCGAACCTTACCCGAACTGGTTTACCCAAATTGACCATGTGTTGATTGGCCCTCCTGGTATTTTCCTGGTCGAAACAAAAGCCTGGAGCGGCTCCTACTTCGTTCAAGGCGATAAATGGAAGAGGAAAGATGGTCATTGCTGGGTTAACTGCTCAAGCCCCACCAGACAGGCAGATTATCACAGGAACATGTGGCTTTTATGGATGCAGCAGCATGTTTCAGGTGATTTCTATCGAAAGATCATTCCTCTGATCCATTCCGTGATTGTTCTGACAAACATTGAATGGATCAAGGCGAAATCGACACCTGTTCCGATTCTGATCGGTACAAGATGCCTGATCAATTATCTCCTCTCACAAAAACAAATAGGACTACAGGCGTCGGAAATAGAAACCATAGCGCATCTTACTGCATTTCAACCTCGATATAATCAACAGGTTCCACGATGTCCGAAGTGTCATGCACTCATGATCCCACGACTTGCAAAGAAAGGACATCTCCAGGGAAACTGGTTCTACGGCTGCCCAAATTATCCTGCATGTCGAGAGATACACAGTATACAGAACATCCCGTGA
- the nadC gene encoding carboxylating nicotinate-nucleotide diphosphorylase has product MTLNSSLHPDILDAIRRALTEDVGPGDVTTNSIVPPDAAMRGRIIAKQDGVVAGLDVAQAVYRAVDERIVFTALVAEGERVTNRQPLALVSGPARGLLTAERAALNFLGRMSGIATLTRRFVDAVAGTGATILDTRKTAPGLRMVDKLAVRRGGGRNHRIGLYDMVLIKDNHIDFAGSLRAAVERARAHAPHLEIEVEARTLDDVREALDLGVQRIMLDNMPPAMMAEAVRLVAGRARLEASGNVSLDNVRQIAETGVDDISIGALTHSARVFDVSFDYLASEEATGRP; this is encoded by the coding sequence ATGACACTAAACTCTTCACTCCACCCGGATATTCTCGACGCCATCCGCCGCGCACTCACAGAGGACGTCGGACCGGGGGATGTCACCACCAACAGCATCGTGCCGCCGGATGCGGCGATGCGCGGACGGATCATCGCCAAACAGGACGGCGTGGTGGCCGGGCTTGATGTGGCGCAGGCGGTGTATCGCGCCGTCGATGAGCGGATCGTCTTCACGGCGCTGGTCGCGGAAGGCGAGCGCGTCACTAATCGACAGCCCCTCGCGCTTGTTAGCGGTCCGGCGCGCGGGTTGCTCACCGCAGAGCGCGCGGCGCTCAATTTTCTGGGGCGAATGTCGGGTATTGCCACGCTAACCCGCCGGTTTGTGGACGCCGTCGCCGGGACAGGCGCGACCATTCTCGATACGCGCAAAACCGCCCCCGGATTGCGCATGGTCGATAAACTCGCTGTTCGGCGCGGCGGCGGGCGCAACCATCGCATCGGGTTGTACGACATGGTGTTGATCAAGGACAACCATATCGACTTTGCCGGTTCGCTGCGCGCTGCGGTCGAACGCGCCCGCGCACACGCGCCGCACCTGGAGATTGAGGTCGAGGCGCGCACCCTCGATGACGTGCGTGAGGCGCTCGATCTTGGGGTGCAGCGCATCATGCTCGATAACATGCCCCCCGCGATGATGGCGGAAGCGGTGCGCCTGGTCGCCGGTCGCGCTCGCCTCGAAGCGTCGGGGAATGTGTCGCTCGACAATGTCCGACAGATTGCCGAAACCGGGGTGGACGACATTTCCATCGGCGCTCTGACCCACTCGGCGCGCGTTTTTGATGTCAGTTTCGATTATCTTGCTTCGGAAGAAGCCACAGGGAGACCATGA